One genomic segment of Anguilla anguilla isolate fAngAng1 chromosome 2, fAngAng1.pri, whole genome shotgun sequence includes these proteins:
- the LOC118219142 gene encoding sterol regulatory element-binding protein 1-like — translation MDCTLEDMLQLISNQDMEFVNLFESPQYVGCASAQELSGSPHASPPPSVPSPSSSLRGSSNTPHLDALLEDPTVHVVPPPHVDQTPAFVQPHLPQIPTPVTQPAPQSTQRNLEPKPQEVSHQRNPSTPHPPAGITSGFSSDPQAILTSPVSQLQQPQALRPPEQPRQLQPLMNYSRQNGCTDGSDHSFLTQPVSQPYTNPVAIQTQVHSQQTQLLSAASSSSPAQTCSPHIQRVPVLLQPQFIKASSLLLTALKPDGGTMVNSACIPTLATSSSCVQTTPMQALMSGSTFLTTVPVMVDTEKLPISRIAVGSKPSGLANRGEKRTAHNAIEKRYRSSINDKIIELKDLVAGTETKLNKSSVLRKAIDYIRFLQQSNHKLKQENIALRTAVQKNKSLKDLVAMDVDSPGCDIKNELPTPPPSNAGSPVLNSTFSYFSSDSEPDSPIGDDIKSPVKSAESSPSRVGLQDRSRVTLCTFTFLFLSLNPLAALMKGATSGTAALSTAGHAGTGRTVLGFQTGASPAESTGLLNWFGPTLILWLLNGLLTAAVLIWLLVYGEPVTRPHSGCSVLFWRHQKQADLDLARGDFAQVSQNLRTCLKALGRPLPTSHMDLACAGLWAGLRLCLQRLWVGRWLAGRAGGLRLDSKLREDTCKSNCDAALVYHRLHQLHMTGKLGGSALSAVHMALSAVNLAECAGRGLPAATLAEIYASAALRVRASLPQALHFTSRMFLSSARQASLSPSGSVPPAMQWLCHPTGHRFFVDGRWTVRSSPKESVYSQAGNAVDPLAQVTQAFREHLLEKALYCVTEPQRHESLCEGEGKYSDSLEYLQLLSSSSDAAGATVQTFAIGTNMATITGCDLHSKWWSSVLVVMINWLQGDAAAAERLYPAVEQLPRSLLSAENPLPRAALDTFRAVRSLLAKPESYRLSLCYSDRASALVKDSLSMAAHSHSSNIDQMVVLLLCDLLLVLRTSVWQQQQLSSGPGGALQARPQDLRGFQQDLSSLRRLAQSFRPATRRLFLHEATARLMAGACPTRTHQLLDRSLRRRPPPVCKTEGCEARLGQREQAQTAMLACRFLPPSFLSAPGQRVGMLTEAARTLEKVGDQRSLHECQQMIAKLGGGTAVTPI, via the exons ATGGATTGCACTTTGGAAG ACATGCTTCAGCTCATCAGCAACCAGGACATGGAGTTTGTCAACCTCTTTGAATCCCCTCAGTATGTTGGGTGTGCTTCTGCACAGGAACTGTCCGGCTCTCCCCATGccagccctcccccctctgtcccgTCTCCCTCCTCATCACTCAGGGGGTCCAGCAACACCCCTCACTTGGATGCTTTACTGGAAGATCCTACCGTTCATGTTGTTCCTCCCCCCCATGTGGACCAAACTCCTGCCTTTGTACAGCCTCACCTCCCTCAAATACCGACTCCTGTGACACAACCAGCGCCCCAGTCCACTCAGCGTAACCTGGAGCCAAAACCCCAGGAGGTCTCTCACCAGAGAAATCCATCAACACCCCACCCTCCTGCAGGGATCACCTCTGGGTTCAGCTCTGACCCCCAGGCCATCCTCACTTCTCCTgtgtcccagctgcagcagccgcAAGCCCTGCGGCCACCAGAACAACCACGGCAGCTGCAGCCACTCATGAACTACTCCCGTCAGAATGGATGCACAG ACGGATCTGACCATTCGTTTCTAACTCAGCCAGTCTCCCAACCATACACCAATCCAGTGGCCATCCaaacacaggttcacagtcAGCAAACCCAACTGCTCTCGGCCGCATCATCAAGCTCACCCGCACAGACCTGCTCTCCTCATATTCAGCGAGTCCCA GTGCTTCTTCAACCCCAGTTTATCAAGGCCAGCTCTCTCCTGTTAACTGCTCTGAAGCCAGATGGAGGCACTATGGTGAATTCTGCCTGTATCCCCACCCTGGCCACATCTAGCTCTTGTGTCCAAACCACCCCCATGCAG GCCCTGATGAGTGGCAGCACTTTCCTGACCACTGTGCCGGTGATGGTGGACACGGAGAAGCTCCCAATCAGCCGCATTGCCGTCGGCAGTAAGCCCTCAGGGCTGGCTAACAGGGGAGAGAAGCGCACCGCTCACAATGCCATAGAGAAACGCTACCGTTCTTCAATCAATGACAAGATCATTGAGCTCAAAGATCTGGTGGCTGGAACTGAGACCAAG CTGAACAAGTCCTCGGTATTGAGAAAGGCGATCGACTACATCCGCTTTCTCCAGCAGTCCAATCACAAGCTGAAGCAGGAGAACATAGCTCTGAGAACGGCAGTCCAAAAGAACA AGTCTCTGAAGGATCTGGTGGCCATGGATGTGGACAGTCCAGGGTGCGACATAAAGAACGAGCTGcccacacccccgccctccAATGCAGGCTCTCCCGTACTCAATAGCACATTCTCATACTTCAGCAGTGACTCTGAGCCGGACAGCCCTATTGGAGATGACATCAAG TCACCGGTGAAGTCAGCCGAGTCCTCCCCCAGCAGAGTGGGCCTGCAGGACCGCTCTCGCGTGACACTGTGCACCttcaccttcctcttcctctctctcaaccCCCTGGCAGCCCTAATGAAAGGAGCGACGTCTGGCACAGCAGCCCTGAGCACCGcggggcatgctgggacaggccgCACTGTGCTGGGATTTCAAACGGGAG CGAGCCCAGCGGAGTCCACTGGCCTGCTGAACTGGTTTGGGCCCACCCTCATCCTCTGGCTGCTGAACGGCCTGCTCACGGCAGCGGTTCTGATCTGGCTGCTGGTTTATGGGGAGCCAGTGACCAGACCTCACTCTGGCTGCTCAGTCCTGTTCTGGAGGCACCAAAAGCAGGCTGACCTGGACCTGGCCAGG GGAGACTTTGCTCAGGTTTCTCAGAACCTGCGGACCTGCCTGAAGGCTCTGGGCCGCCCCCTGCCCACCTCTCATATGGACTTAGCCTGTGCTGgactgtgggcggggctcaggcTGTGCCTGCAGAGGCTGTGGGTGGGGCGCTGGCTGGCAGGGAGGGCGGGAGGCCTTCGTTTGGACAGTAAGCTGCGGGAAGACACCTGCAAGAGCAACTGCGACGCTGCCCTCGTCTACCACCGCCTGCACCAACTGCACATGACAG GCAAGCTGGGCGGCAGTGCCCTGTCAGCGGTGCACATGGCCCTGAGCGCAGTCAACCTGGCCGAATGTGCGGGGCGTGGTCTGCCCGCGGCTACGCTGGCGGAGATCTACGCTTCGGCTGCCCTGAGGGTCAGGGCCAGTCTGCCCCAAGCTCTGCACTTCACCTCT CGTATGTTCCTGAGCAGCGCGCGGCAGGCCTCGCTCTCCCCCAGCGGGAGCGTCCCTCCCGCCATGCAGTGGCTCTGCCACCCCACGGGCCACCGCTTCTTTGTGGACGGCCGCTGGACGGTCCGCAGCTCCCCTAAAGAGAGCGTCTACAGTCAGGCAGGAAACGCAG tgGACCCGTTGGCCCAGGTAACGCAGGCCTTCCGGGAGCACCTGCTGGAGAAGGCCCTGTACTGCGTGACTGAGCCACAGAGACACGAGTCCctctgtgagggagaggg GAAATACTCTGACTCTTTGGAGTACCTGCAGCTGCTGTCAAGCTCATCTGATGCAGCTGGAGCCACAGTACAGACCTTCGCCATCGGGACCAACATGGCCACTATCACAG GTTGTGACCTTCACTCTAAGTGGTGGTCTTCTGTGCTGGTGGTCATGATCAACTGGCTGCAGGgagatgctgctgctgctgagagaCTCTACCCAGCTGTAGAGCAACTTCCCAGGAGCCTGCTAAgtgcaga GAACCCTTTGCCCAGAGCGGCCCTGGATACATTCCGAGCGGTGCGCTCCCTGCTGGCCAAACCAGAGAGTTACCGGCTGAGCCTGTGCTACAGTGACAGAGCCAGTGCCCTGGTGAAAGACAGCCTGAGCATGGCTGCGCACTCCCACAGCAGCAACATCGACCAG ATGGTGGTACTGCTGCTGTGTGACCTGCTCCTGGTCTTGCGCACCAGcgtgtggcagcagcagcagctgagctCGGGGCCCGGTGGGGCCCTGCAAGCCCGTCCCCAGGATCTGCGCGGCTTCCAGCAGGACCTGAGCTCCCTCAGGAGGCTCGCGCAAAGCTTCAGGCCCGCCACACGCAGG CTGTTCCTGCACGAGGCCACGGCTCGGCTGATGGCTGGAGCCTGCCCCACCCGCACCCACCAGCTGCTGGACCGCAGCCTGAGGCGCCGCCCCCCGCCCGTCTGTAAGACAG AGGGATGCGAGGCGAGGCTGGGACAGCGGGAGCAGGCGCAGACGGCCATGCTGGCGTGCCGGttcctgcccccctccttcctTTCGGCGCCGGGGCAGCGGGTGGGCATGCTCACCGAGGCCGCCCGCACGCTGGAGAAAGTGGGCGACCAGCGCAGCCTCCACGAGTGCCAGCAGATGATCGCCAAACTGGGCGGCGGCACAGCTGTCACCCCCATCTAG